From one Leishmania infantum JPCM5 genome chromosome 29 genomic stretch:
- a CDS encoding putative protein kinase — translation MLRMNRNQEDSIQPESNKDVMVHARAQSVTKSVQHRPSPHENDVDGAADAPPRRAAGARSRSPPLPSAQQRGCTRVESTSCTYTLREEIGRGEYGRVFLADATPHQLQPQLPLQHSQSASFLPSPTSGVVVGLGSKGRSEPRNAGGRPSRMVLKRMDNTSVEDGLQAATLREIMVLDEVSAGTSNRDRVERDAFRRGRAVFRPATAAPSNTHVQEGFPSSFVDHNRYCSGGAAEDEWDDAALSSSGPLRIGALDALSAQQRRRISRGRQHLIGIRDAILRPREQLAYVVMDYCEGGDLWHFMRDLKVSVRSSSGKFGDIMSTRVFRRWSVELILALGFLHSHNIAHRDLKPQNLMLAKRTDAILSSSFAVDSANGSELCDIEGAPAGELYTLKVGDFGLSRLEGIPYKKYVHEAVTLWYRSPDVLLGNTNYTYSADAWSLGCILVEMASGTVLFKGKDEADELRHIFTRGCRPSPSIFPRMRDYHYCERYAEVLNRYQEADTENMTSEELMQMQLERISRHLRAFLRDRHALELLGDAGVDLVARLLILDPERRLTVLEAMNHRFFTNAYAEVYGADG, via the coding sequence ATGTTACGGATGAACCGGAATCAGGAAGATAGCATCCAGCCGGAGAGCAACAAAGATGTGATGGTCCACGCAAGAGCACAATCTGTCACCAAGAGCGTTCAACACCGGCCTTCTCCACATGAAAATGATGTAGACGGTGCAGCTGATGCTCCGCCCCGCCGCGCGGCGGGGGCAAGGTCCCGAtcgccgcctttgccgtcggcgcagcagcgcgggtGCACCAGAGTCGAAAGTACATCGTGCACGTACACCCTTCGGGAAGAGATTGGGCGAGGTGAGTACGGTCGTGTGTTCCTAGCAGATGCGACACCCCATCAACTTCAACCGCAGCTTCCCCTGCAACACTCTCAGTCGGCATCCTTCTTGCCGTCCCCTACAAGCGGGGTGGTTGTGGGGCTGGGGTCGAAAGGGCGCAGCGAACCGCGAAACGCCGGCGGTCGGCCTAGTCGCATGGTTCTGAAGCGCATGGACAACACCAGTGTCGAGGACGGGTTGCAGGCCGCCACGCTACGAGAAATCATGGTGCTGGACGAGGTGAGCGCCGGAACTTCCAACCGGGATCGTGTGGAGCGGGACGCGTTTCGCCGTGGCCGGGCCGTGTTTCGgccagccacggcggcgccatccaacacgcacgtgcaggaGGGTTTTCCTTCCTCGTTTGTGGACCACAACCGCTACTgctccggcggcgccgcagaggaTGAGTGGGATGACGCGGCTTTATCCTCGTCCGGGCCGCTGCGCATAGGCGCCTTGGACGCGCTGTCGGCTCAGCAGAGACGGCGCATCAGCCGCGGGCGGCAGCATCTCATTGGGATTCGGGACGCAATACTGCGgccgcgcgagcagctcgccTACGTGGTGATGGATTACTGCGAAGGCGGTGACCTGTGGCACTTCATGCGGGATTTGAAAGTCTCCGTGCGATCCTCTTCGGGAAAGTTCGGTGATATAATGTCGACGCGGGTGTTTCGGCGCTGGTCGGTCGAGCTGATCTTGGCGCTGGGCTTTCTGCACTCGCACAACATCGCCCATCGCGACCTGAAGCCGCAGAATTTGATGCTCGCCAAGCGCACAGATGCGATACTCTCTTCATCCTTTGCCGTTGACAGCGCCAACGGCAGCGAGTTGTGTGATATCGAGGGTGCGCCGGCCGGGGAGCTGTACACGTTGAAGGTTGGCGACTTTGGCCTCTCGCGGCTGGAGGGGATCCCGTACAAAAAGTACGTGCACGAGGCAGTCACGCTTTGGTACCGCAGCCCAGATGTACTTCTCGGAAACACAAACTACACCTACTCCGCAGACGCCTGGTCGCTGGGGTGCATTCTAGTAGAAATGGCCTCGGGCACTGTCCTCTTCAAGGGCAAGGACGAGGCAGACGAGCTGCGGCACATTTTcacgcgcggctgccgcccgTCCCCCTCAATCTTTCCACGAATGCGGGACTACCATTACTGCGAGCGATACGCGGAGGTTCTGAACCGGTATCAGGAGGCGGACACTGAGAACATGACCTCGGAGGAGCTCATGCAGAtgcagctggagcgcatcagccgccacctgcgcgcgTTTCTGCGCGACCGTCACGCCCTCGAGCTGCTTGGCGATGCAGGGGTTGACCTGGTTGCCCGGCTGCTGATCCTCGATCCGGAGCGCCGCCTTACCGTTCTGGAGGCGATGAACCACCGCTTCTTCACGAACGCGTATGCTGAGGTCTACGGCGCGGATGGATAG
- a CDS encoding putative rab-GDP dissociation inhibitor — translation MEETYDAIVCGTGLVECVLSGLLSVNGYKVLHVDRNAYYGGESASLNLEQLYQKFNKGTPPASMGRSHLYNVDLIPKVLMCAGELVKILRATVVDRYNMEFMLLDCSFVMKDGKIAKVPATEMEALSSSLMGFFEKRRLRNFLQYVSGYNVKDSRTYKGYNLQTMSMQQLFKEFDLGSDTISFVGHAMALQNNEDYLHKPAIDTVMRCKLYENSFLMYNRSPYVYPLYGSGELPQAFSRLSAVYGGTYMLQTPVDKVNFDANGAFESIESGGKKAFAKLVLGDPSYFPDRVRSCGQVVRCIAIMDHPIPNLKVAANACQIIIPQSELRRRNDVYILQLCEEDKVCPEGKFIVMIGTVVEHPGNPKADLEAGLKLIGPTLETFISVSDLYEPLEDGSTSRCFISKSYDAATHFESAAEDILNLFERIHGKPYSFEAIKRAGEEVHA, via the coding sequence ATGGAGGAGACGTACGATGCGATTGTGTGCGGGACGGGCCTGGTGGAGTGCGTGCTGTCTGGCCTGCTGTCCGTGAACGGCTACAAGGTGCTGCACGTGGACCGCAACGCTTACTACGGCGGTGAAAGCGCCTCGTTGAACCTGGAACAGCTCTACCAGAAGTTTAACAAGggcacgccgccggcttCCATGGGCCGCAGCCATCTCTACAACGTCGATCTGATCCCGAAGGTGCTCATGTGCGCCGGTGAGCTGGTCAAGATCCtgcgcgccaccgtcgtggaTCGCTACAACATGGAGTTCATGTTGCTCGACTGCTCCTTTGTGATGAAGGACGGCAAGATCGCCAAGGTTCCGGCGAcggagatggaggcgctgtCGTCATCGCTGATGGGGTTCTTCGAGAAACGCCGCCTGCGCAACTTCCTCCAGTACGTGTCCGGCTACAACGTGAAGGACAGTCGCACCTACAAGGGCTACAATCTGCAAACCATGtcgatgcagcagctcttcaAGGAGTTCGACCTTGGCAGCGACACCATCAGCTTCGTGGGGCACGCCATGGCGCTGCAGAACAACGAAGACTACTTGCACAAGCCAGCCATCGACACCGTGATGCGGTGCAAGTTGTACGAGAACTCTTTCTTGATGTACAACCGCTCCCCGTACGTGTACCCGCTCTATGGTAGTGGCGAGCTTCCGCAGGCCTTCTCGCGCCTGTCGGCCGTGTACGGCGGCACCTACATGCTTCAGACGCCTGTGGACAAGGTGAACTTTGACGCGAACGGTGCCTTCGAGTCCATCGAGAGCGGTGGCAAAAAGGCGTTCGCGAAGCTGGTGCTGGGCGATCCGTCGTACTTTCCGGACCGTGTCAGATCGTGTGGTCAGGTggtgcgctgcatcgcgaTCATGGACCACCCTATCCCCAACCTAAAGGTGGCCGCCAACGCGTGCCAGATCATTATCCCACAGtcggagctgcgccgcaggaACGACGTGTACAtcctgcagctgtgcgaaGAAGACAAGGTGTGCCCCGAGGGCAAGTTCATTGTGATGATCGGCACCGTGGTCGAGCATCCGGGGAACCCCAAGGCTGACCTGGAGGCCGGCCTCAAGCTGATCGGTCCCACGCTGGAGACGTTCATTTCTGTCTCTGACTTGTACGAGCCGCTCGAGGACGGAAGCACGAGCCGCTGCTTCATCAGCAAGAGTTACGATGCCGCCACGCACTTCGAGAGCGCCGCGGAGGACATCCTCAACCTCTTCGAGCGCATCCACGGCAAGCCGTACAGTTTCGAGGCCATCAAGCGCGCAGGTGAGGAGGTGCATGCATAg